The nucleotide window GCTGACCTCGGCGATGCCAAGCCGTTTGAAAAGGGCCGAGGAGCCGGCCGCACTCCCCGCGATTGCAGCCGTATGAGAAATCGCGGCGCGGCGCGCCTGTTCCGACTTTCCAACTTTAAGGGCAACTATCGGCTTCCCCATTGAATTGGCTCTGCGTGCCAAACGTTCAAAATGGCCAAGGCCACCAATTCCTTCAATGTGCAGACCGAGCGCAGTCACCCGGTCATCCTCCAGGAGTGCTTCGCAGATCTGTGACATGTCCGTTTGGGCCTGATTGCCTACCGTGACCAGGTAGGAAATCGGCAGACCCCTGGCCTGCATCGTCAGATTCAGGGCGATATTGGAAGACTGAGAGACAATTGCGACCCCGCGGTCGACTGTTTCAAGACCATGTTGGTCCGGCCAGAGAGCAGCACCATCGAGCGCGTTGATAAAGCCATAACAGTTGGGGCCCAGAATCGGCATGTCGCCTGCCGCCTCAACAAGTGCGGACTGAAGATCGGCTCCGTCGGACAACTCGGCTGCCGCTTCCTGAAAGCCTGATGCAAAACAGACCGCTCCACCGGCGCTCATGGCCGCAAGTTCTCTGACGATGTCAACTGTCGCATTCCGATTGACGCCAATGTAGACGGCGTCAGGGACCGTCGGCAATCTGTTCAGCGAGGGCATCGTGGCGCATCCCGCGATCTCCGCGCGCGTTGGATGAACGGCCCAGAGTTCGCCATCGAAGCCGAATTTCCGGCATTCACGAACCACGTTTTCACACCAGCTGCCTCCGCCGATCACGGCAATGGATTTCGGGCGCAACAGGCGTTCAAGCGTGCGCATCTTCAAGCTCCAAGGGGGCGGAAGAGATCACGACTGATAATGTGACGCTGGATTTCGCTGGTGCCGTCCCAAATTCGCTCGACGCGTGCATCTCGCCAGAAACGTTCGATCGGAAAGTCATCCATGAGGCCCATGCCACCATGGATCTGAAGCGTTGCGTCCGTAACCCTTGCCAGCATTTCCGTTGCATAGAGCTTCGCGCTTGCGATCTCCCTGTTTGCCGGAAGGCCTTCGTCCAGCCGCCAGGCACCTGCCAGTGTCAACCAGTCGGCCGCATCGATTTCCGTGATCATGTCCGCGATCTGAAAGCTGACACCTTGAAATTTTGCGATCTGCTGACCGAACTGCCTTCGGTCGACAGCATAGGAAACGGCATGGTCGAAACAGCGCCGCGCCCTGCCGACACTCATGGCCGCAACTGTTAACCGCGTGGCGTAGAGCCATTCATTCATGACCTCAAAACCACCATCGACCCTGCCGAGCACCTGGGCATCCGGCAACCGGCAGCCATCGAAATAGAGACTGTAATTCTTATAGCCGCGATGGCTGACGGACTTGTAACCGTCCCGGACTTCAAAACCTGGCGTGTCCCTATCGACCAGAAAGCACGTGATGCGCTTTTTTGGACCCTTGTCGGTCTCGTCGATCCCCGTTGCAACGAACACGATAAAGAAATCGGCATGTTCCGCGCCGGATATGAAGTGCTTGGAACCGGTGACGACCCAGTCACCACCCTTACGTACCGCCTGACATTTCATCCCGCGGACGTCTGATCCGGCGTCCGGTTCGGTCATGGCGAGGGCGTCCATTTTCTCACCCCGCACGGCGGGCAACAGATAGCGCTCCCGCTGGTCGCCTTCACAGGCCATCAAAATGTTCTGCGGACGGCCGAAGAAGTGTGTCAGCGCCATCGACCCGCGACCAAGTTCACGCTCCACAAGCGTGAAATCCATGTGGCTCAGACCGGCGCCCCCAACCTCTTCCGGGAAATTGCAGGCGTAAAATCCAAGATCCAGACACTTGCGCTTGATCTCTTCACCCAGTTCCAGCGGCACGTCACCGGTCTGCTCCACCAGTTGCTCGTGAGGATAGATTTCGTTTTCGACGAATGACCTGACCGTAGAAACGATCATGTCCTGTTCTTCGCTCAAACCAAATTGCATGCGGCAGCTCCTGTTGCGCCAAGGCAGACAGCATGAGACAACACAATCTGAAAAATCGTGCTGTTTTGGAGTTTTTTCATGCCATTTTCGGAAATTCGTCCAGATCGCCGGAAAATTTCCGTTCTCCTGTTTGAGGCATTTTCAAATCATTGCCTTGCAAACACGATTGAGCCGTTTCGAGCTGCCAACACGATTGCCCGGGAACCGCTGTACACCTGGCAGTATTTCAGCATGGATGGGGGCACGGTCACGTCGTCAAGCGGGCTCCCTGTCGAGACCTCTTCCTGGCCGCAAGTCCGGCCTCGAGGCGACATCCTTTTTCTTATGCCAAGTTATGGCTTTCGGGATCTGGCAACACCGAAACTGAACCAGGCCCTTCGTGCCGCAAGAGATCGCTTTCAACTGATCGTGGGACTGGATACGGGCGCCTGGCTGATGGCGATGGCCGGGTTGCTCGACGGGCGACGGGCAACGATCCACTGGGATGAGTTTACGCATTTCGCTGAAACCTTTCCCGACATCGATGTGCTGGAGGACCGTTTTGTATTGACTACGGATCTGGCGACGTGCGGTGGTGCTTCAACAGCCATCGAACTGACGCTCGAAATGATCAAGCGGCAACACAGCGCGATGTTCTCACTCGAGGTCGGTGCTCTTTTCATGCATGGCGACAAGCTTGACCTGCAAGACCCCTATCTAAGAATGAGCTCGGACAAACTGGTTGGTAGTGCCACTGCGCTGATGCGGCGGACCATAGAGACACCCTTGACGATACCGGAATTGGCCGACCGCCTTAAAATCGATCAGCGTGAGCTTGAGCGTCATTTTCAAAAGGAGATGAAGATGCCCCCGCTGGCTGTCTATAAGGCGATCCGGTTGCGGGAAGCACGCCGTCTTGTCGAGCTGACACGATTGAGTGTTGCGGAGATCGCCACGCGATGTGGATATCGAAATGCCAGTGCACTGACCCGCGCCTACAGACAGGAATTCAGTGCACCTCCCAGGGCACATCGGAGCGCACACAGACCATAGTTCAAGTTGGCCAGGTGCCATCGAGAATTCATTCGACACACCTCATTTGGTTTTATGCAAGGGTCAGGAGCTCAGCATGAGGTCCTCGATCACGCGTTGCACCGCGAGGCGGAACACCTGCTCTTCCGGTCGTTGAGGGGTCTCCGGCCGCGTCATCAAACCGACCGGGCCCTTGGTAATGTCCGTATCGAATGGCAGGCGAACAAGATGGCCGTCAGCGGTCTCGTTTTGAACGACACCCGATGAGATAATCCAGACGGCATCGGTTCGGCGTGTGTAGATCCTGCCGAATGCGCCCGAGACCGTTTCGATCTTGTTGGGAATGTCGCCGACGCCATTCGCAATCATAAAACGTTCAACCAGAGGCGTGATCGCTGCGCCTTCCGGCGGATAGATAACCGGCCAATCAATGATGCGCTTGATGTCCGGGTTTTGCAGGAGGGGATGGCCTGCACGGACCACAAGATCGACACGTTCTGAATAGAGCTGAGTGAAGGAAACACCTTCCATTGATGCCGGTCGACCGAGACGTCCGATGACCAGGTCCAACTTGCCAAGCTTCAAATGTTCGATCAGGTGAGAATGCGGACCATCCATGATCCGAACCATCACATGTGGCGCCATCTCGGAAAATTCACGAATGACCGGCGGCATAAGGCTGGCTGCCACGCTCGGCAGGACGCCGACATTCAATGTTGCACGTGCCTGAGCCCCTTCCCTCTCTACCCCATCCAGGCCTTGCTGCAGACTGGCAAGGGAAATCTGTGCGAAGTGTAGAAACACCTCGCCCTGTTTTGTCAGGACTATCCCCGCCCGATTGCGGGTCATCAGTGTCGCGCCGACGATTTCCTCAAGCTCTTTCAATGTCTTGGACACGGCAGGCTGTGTCAGGCCCAGCTTGTCCGCGGCCAGCTTCAAGCTGCGTTCCTGGGCAATTTCGACGAGACACTGAATGTGTCGGAATTTGATGCGCCGATCGATCATTTAGTTATCTGTTTTGGAAAGTAAGAGGCTCTATATCTCATTTTACTTCTCAAATTCGTTCATTCAATATGAATTCAGGTGAGGAGAAATACATGCGTACACAAGTTGTCATTGTCGGTGGAGGCCCTTCAGGTCTTCTGCTTGGTCAGCTTCTTCATTTGAAGGGGATCGAGACAGTGATCCTTGAACGCAAGACACGTGACTACGTTTTGGGTCGCATCCGGGCAGGCATTCTGGAGACCGGCCTGGTGGACATGATGCGCGAGGCCGGTGTCAGCAAGCGCATGGACACGGAATGCTTCATCCATCATGGCACCTGTATTTCATATGACGGTGAGATGTTCGATATCAATTTCCAGAAATTGATCGGCGAAAACGTCATTGTATATGGGCAGACGGAAGTCACGCGTGATCTTTATGATGCTCGGGACACCGCCGGTTGCCGAACAGTTTTTGAAGTCGAAGATGTTGAGATCCGTGACGCCGATACGGACAATCCGTTTGTCACCTTCAATGTGGACGGCAGTGCGCGCCGGATCGATTGTGACTTCGTCGCCGGTTGCGACGGGTTTCACGGGGTCAGCCGCAAAACCATTCCGGACACCGTGCTCAAAGAGTACGAAAAAGTCTATCCCTTCGGATGGCTCGGTGTCCTTTCCGAGACGCCACCTGTCCATGAAGAACTTATCTACGCCAATTCTGAACGGGGTTTTGCGCTTTGTTCGATGCGCAACGATAGCTTGTCGCGCTACTATGTTCAGTGCGGACTAAATGACGATCTTCAGGAATGGAGCGATGACAGGTTTTGGGATGAACTCAAGCGGCGTGTTCCCGAAGCGATCGCCGACAGTCTGGTAACGGGACCATCCATCGAAAAATCAATAGCGCCACTGCGCTCATTTGTCTGCGAACCTATGCGCTGGGGCCGCCTGTTCTTATGCGGGGATGCCGCCCATATTGTGCCGCCAACAGGTGCCAAGGGCCTCAACACAGCTGCGTCCGACGTGCACTATCTGAATGAAGGTCTCGTTCAATACTATCGGGACGGTGACACGCACGGCATCGACACTTATTCGGAAAAAGCTCTCGCCCGGATCTGGAAGGCGGAACGGTTCAGTTGGGCAACCACCAACATGCTGCATCGGTTTCCGGACCAATCCGAATTCGATCTCAAGATGCAAAGAGCGGAGATTGAGTCGCTTCATTACAACGAGACGGCTCAGAGGTGGTTCGCACAAAACTACGTAGGACTGCCCTACTGATGCAGATAGTACACCTTCCTGAGGTCGACATTCATTGGCACGAAGATGGAGACCCCAATGGGTTTGCAGTCGTTTTCGCCAATTCCCTGGGTACCGATCTGAGGCTCTGGGACAAGATTATCGACCGACTGCCGCATGCCGGTCTTCGCCTGATCAGGTTCGACAAACGAGGACATGGCCTGTCTTCCTGCCCCCCAGGACCCTATACCATGGAAGTTCTGGCGAAAGACACGGAGCACTTTCTGGGGCTGATCGGTGTCAACGAATGTGCGTTTGTCGGCCTCTCCATCGGCGGGATGATCGGGCAAATGCTTGCGCACCGCCAGCCGGACCTTGTCCGGGGACTGGTCTTATCAAACACAGGTGCGAAAATGGGTGACGCAGCGATGTGGCGGGACCGAATTTCGCGGATCCGCAGTGGCGGCCTTGAAAGCATCGCCGACGCTGTCATGGACCGTTGGTTTTGCGAACCATTTCGCGGAACAACCGAATGCAGAGGCTGGCGTAACATGCTGACCCGGACACCCGCGGACGGCTATATTGGCTGCTGCAACGCAATCGTGGATGCCGACCTGACGGGTTCGACGTCCGAGCTGCGACTGCCCACAATTGGGATTGGCGGTTCTAACGATTTTGCCAGCCCGCCAGAGGTGGTTCGCACGACAACAGCTCTGATACCGGGGAGCCGTTATGTGGAAATTTCCGATGCGGGGCACTTGCCGTGTGTGGAACAGCCTGACGTCTTTGCCGGCCATCTGAAGACTTTCCTGAAGGAGGACCTCCATGTCGGATCGATATGAAAGTGGCATGAGGGTTCGGCGGGCAGTTCTGGGTGACGATCATGTCGACCGTGCTGAAGACAACAAAACGGAGTTCGATGCACCATTCCAACGGCTAATCACCGAAGCAGCCTGGGGGAATGTCTGGGGTTCAGGGCGGATCAATGCGCGCGAAAGATCCATGCTCACTCTGGCGTTGCTGGCCGCACTCGGTAACTTTGAAGAAATCCCAATGCATATTCGGGCAACGGCCAATACGGGCGCTAGCAAGGAGGACGTTCTGGAAGCTTTTCAGCACGTTGCCATTTACGCCGGAGTTCCCCGTGCAAACCAGGCGCTGAAACTGGCCAAACAGACTTACGCGGAGATGGAAGCCGAGGAAGGGTAGCTTTCTCGACTCCAGAAAGGGAGAAAATATGCTCAAACCGGGCGAGTTCTATCAACGCAATCGCGAGCGCCATCCGCCGGCTCTCACGCGGGACTACAAGACCTCTGTCTCACGGTCTCCGCAATACTCCCTTATAAGTCTTCAGAATTCGGTCTCCGAGACAACCGGGCCTGTCTTTGGTCACAACGATCTCGACCCGATGGATCGGGACCTGATCTACAATTATGCGCAACCGGGCGAAAGCGCGATCGGCGAACGGATCATCCTGCATGGCCGGATCCTGGACGAGAACGCCCGGCCGATACCCAATACATTGGTTGAAATCTGGCAGGCAAATGCGGGCGGTCGATATCGCCACAAGAAGGATACGTACCTTGCTCCGATCGATCCAAATTTTGGTGGTTGCGGCCGGACATTGACCGATGAGAATGGCTACTACTATTTCCGAACTGTCAAACCCGGCGCCTACCCTTGGCGCAACTGGGTCAACAATTGGCGTCCCGCCCATATACACATGTCGATCTTCGGAACCGCGTTCTGCCAACGCCTGATTACACAGTGCTACTTTGAAGGCGACCCACTGATTCCCGAGTGTCCTATAGTCAAAACGATACCGGATCCTGGCGCGATTGAGCAGCTGATTGCGAAGCTGGACATGAATGCGACGATCCCGCTGGATACCATTGCCTACAAATTCGACGTTATCTTGCGCGGGCGTCGCTCGACCCTTTTCGAGAACCGTCTGGAAGGGAACTGACCGATGCCACAAAAATTAGACTATCTGGCAGAAACGCCCTCACAGACCGCCGGTCCCTACGTCCATATCGGGCTGGCACCGGGTGCAGCTGGCTTTGACATCTATCGCCAGGAACTTGGATGGGACATTACCGGCCCACACGCGAAAGGTGAAAGAATACGTGTCGAAGGTATTGTCATGGACGGCACAGGCAGCCCGGTGAAGGATGTCATGCTGGAAGTCTGGCAGGCGAACGCCGACGGGCACTATGCTCACCCGGAAGGTGGTGGAAACGTTGAAGACGGGTTCAGAGGATGGGGCCGCGTCATCACCGATTTCGAAACAGGTGAATGGGGCTTTGACACCGTCAAACCGGGATCTACCGTCGGCAGGGACGCATCACATCAGGCCCCGCATCTCAATCTCTGGATCGTCGCCCGCGGCATCAATATCGGTCTCAACACGAGGCTTTATTTTGAAGATGAGCCCGAGGCAAATGCCAAGGATCCTGTTCTAAATCTGATCGAGTGGGAGCGGCGGCGCGCGACACTTCTGGCCAAAAAAACAGAACGTGACGGCAAGACTGTCTACCGTTTTGACATTAAACTTCAGGGTGAAGACGAAACAGTCTTTTTCGACGTCTAGCAAACGGGTCCCTAAACCGACCTCTCAATGAATGGACCAACGTGCAGCCTCAGAGCGAAGGCCTGACTTCACCAGTGTCCAGCGCACACAGGAATAATGAGAACCGCCATGAGCAAACCCTGCATCATCTGTGTCGCCATCACCGGGTCGGTGCCAACCAAGAAGAACAACCCCGCCGTCCCCATATCGGTTGAAGAACAGGTGGAAAGCACCCACGAGGCTTTTGAAGCTGGTGCGGCAATCGTTCATGCCCATGTTCGCAATGAGGACCAAACACCATCATCGGACCCGGAAAAATTCGCCCGCCTGAAAGAAGGCCTGGCGAAGCATTGCCCCGGCATGATTATCCAGTTTTCAACGGGAGGCAGATCGGGGGCCGGACACGAGCGCGGCGGAATGTTGCCCCTGCAACCAGATATGGCTTCGCTTTCCGTCGGCTCCAACAATTTTCCGACCCGGGTCTATGAAAACCCGCCCGACCTCGTTGACTGGTTGTCCAGCGAAATGAGGACTCATCGCGTGAAACCGGAGATCGAGGCATTCGACCTCAGCCACATCCATCAGGCAGCGGCCATGAACAGGGACGGCCGCATTCCCGGCAGGCTCTA belongs to Roseibium porphyridii and includes:
- the pobA gene encoding 4-hydroxybenzoate 3-monooxygenase, giving the protein MRTQVVIVGGGPSGLLLGQLLHLKGIETVILERKTRDYVLGRIRAGILETGLVDMMREAGVSKRMDTECFIHHGTCISYDGEMFDINFQKLIGENVIVYGQTEVTRDLYDARDTAGCRTVFEVEDVEIRDADTDNPFVTFNVDGSARRIDCDFVAGCDGFHGVSRKTIPDTVLKEYEKVYPFGWLGVLSETPPVHEELIYANSERGFALCSMRNDSLSRYYVQCGLNDDLQEWSDDRFWDELKRRVPEAIADSLVTGPSIEKSIAPLRSFVCEPMRWGRLFLCGDAAHIVPPTGAKGLNTAASDVHYLNEGLVQYYRDGDTHGIDTYSEKALARIWKAERFSWATTNMLHRFPDQSEFDLKMQRAEIESLHYNETAQRWFAQNYVGLPY
- a CDS encoding acyl-CoA dehydrogenase family protein, whose protein sequence is MQFGLSEEQDMIVSTVRSFVENEIYPHEQLVEQTGDVPLELGEEIKRKCLDLGFYACNFPEEVGGAGLSHMDFTLVERELGRGSMALTHFFGRPQNILMACEGDQRERYLLPAVRGEKMDALAMTEPDAGSDVRGMKCQAVRKGGDWVVTGSKHFISGAEHADFFIVFVATGIDETDKGPKKRITCFLVDRDTPGFEVRDGYKSVSHRGYKNYSLYFDGCRLPDAQVLGRVDGGFEVMNEWLYATRLTVAAMSVGRARRCFDHAVSYAVDRRQFGQQIAKFQGVSFQIADMITEIDAADWLTLAGAWRLDEGLPANREIASAKLYATEMLARVTDATLQIHGGMGLMDDFPIERFWRDARVERIWDGTSEIQRHIISRDLFRPLGA
- a CDS encoding GlxA family transcriptional regulator, whose protein sequence is MPFSEIRPDRRKISVLLFEAFSNHCLANTIEPFRAANTIAREPLYTWQYFSMDGGTVTSSSGLPVETSSWPQVRPRGDILFLMPSYGFRDLATPKLNQALRAARDRFQLIVGLDTGAWLMAMAGLLDGRRATIHWDEFTHFAETFPDIDVLEDRFVLTTDLATCGGASTAIELTLEMIKRQHSAMFSLEVGALFMHGDKLDLQDPYLRMSSDKLVGSATALMRRTIETPLTIPELADRLKIDQRELERHFQKEMKMPPLAVYKAIRLREARRLVELTRLSVAEIATRCGYRNASALTRAYRQEFSAPPRAHRSAHRP
- the pcaG gene encoding protocatechuate 3,4-dioxygenase subunit alpha, giving the protein MPQKLDYLAETPSQTAGPYVHIGLAPGAAGFDIYRQELGWDITGPHAKGERIRVEGIVMDGTGSPVKDVMLEVWQANADGHYAHPEGGGNVEDGFRGWGRVITDFETGEWGFDTVKPGSTVGRDASHQAPHLNLWIVARGINIGLNTRLYFEDEPEANAKDPVLNLIEWERRRATLLAKKTERDGKTVYRFDIKLQGEDETVFFDV
- the pcaH gene encoding protocatechuate 3,4-dioxygenase subunit beta; translation: MLKPGEFYQRNRERHPPALTRDYKTSVSRSPQYSLISLQNSVSETTGPVFGHNDLDPMDRDLIYNYAQPGESAIGERIILHGRILDENARPIPNTLVEIWQANAGGRYRHKKDTYLAPIDPNFGGCGRTLTDENGYYYFRTVKPGAYPWRNWVNNWRPAHIHMSIFGTAFCQRLITQCYFEGDPLIPECPIVKTIPDPGAIEQLIAKLDMNATIPLDTIAYKFDVILRGRRSTLFENRLEGN
- the pcaC gene encoding 4-carboxymuconolactone decarboxylase, producing the protein MSDRYESGMRVRRAVLGDDHVDRAEDNKTEFDAPFQRLITEAAWGNVWGSGRINARERSMLTLALLAALGNFEEIPMHIRATANTGASKEDVLEAFQHVAIYAGVPRANQALKLAKQTYAEMEAEEG
- the pcaD gene encoding 3-oxoadipate enol-lactonase, translating into MQIVHLPEVDIHWHEDGDPNGFAVVFANSLGTDLRLWDKIIDRLPHAGLRLIRFDKRGHGLSSCPPGPYTMEVLAKDTEHFLGLIGVNECAFVGLSIGGMIGQMLAHRQPDLVRGLVLSNTGAKMGDAAMWRDRISRIRSGGLESIADAVMDRWFCEPFRGTTECRGWRNMLTRTPADGYIGCCNAIVDADLTGSTSELRLPTIGIGGSNDFASPPEVVRTTTALIPGSRYVEISDAGHLPCVEQPDVFAGHLKTFLKEDLHVGSI
- a CDS encoding 3-keto-5-aminohexanoate cleavage protein, with amino-acid sequence MSKPCIICVAITGSVPTKKNNPAVPISVEEQVESTHEAFEAGAAIVHAHVRNEDQTPSSDPEKFARLKEGLAKHCPGMIIQFSTGGRSGAGHERGGMLPLQPDMASLSVGSNNFPTRVYENPPDLVDWLSSEMRTHRVKPEIEAFDLSHIHQAAAMNRDGRIPGRLYVQFVMGVKNAMPVDRDVFDYYIKTVERLVPDADWCAAGIGRFQLDVNEWCVATGGHTRTGLEDNVRLDKDSLAPSNAALVKRVVDLCDKYERPVASWQQARTMLDLPQRAA
- the pcaQ gene encoding pca operon transcription factor PcaQ, which translates into the protein MIDRRIKFRHIQCLVEIAQERSLKLAADKLGLTQPAVSKTLKELEEIVGATLMTRNRAGIVLTKQGEVFLHFAQISLASLQQGLDGVEREGAQARATLNVGVLPSVAASLMPPVIREFSEMAPHVMVRIMDGPHSHLIEHLKLGKLDLVIGRLGRPASMEGVSFTQLYSERVDLVVRAGHPLLQNPDIKRIIDWPVIYPPEGAAITPLVERFMIANGVGDIPNKIETVSGAFGRIYTRRTDAVWIISSGVVQNETADGHLVRLPFDTDITKGPVGLMTRPETPQRPEEQVFRLAVQRVIEDLMLSS